The following coding sequences lie in one Musa acuminata AAA Group cultivar baxijiao chromosome BXJ1-8, Cavendish_Baxijiao_AAA, whole genome shotgun sequence genomic window:
- the LOC103993755 gene encoding MYB-like transcription factor ETC3 encodes MGKRSCRLQQETIYRELEDVSSKEWEFIDMSEQEEDLIHRMYRLVGDRWGLIAGRVPGRKAEEIERFWIMSYGEYFAEKRLKREAGCSGRATS; translated from the exons ATGGGCAAGCGCAGCTGCAGACTGCAGCAGGAAACCATCTACCGTGAACTCGAAG ATGTCAGTAGCAAGGAGTGGGAGTTCATCGACATGTCAGAGCAAGAGGAAGACCTCATCCACAGGATGTACAGGCTTGTTGGCGACAG GTGGGGTCTGATAGCCGGTCGAGTCCCAGGGAGGAAAGCAGAGGAGATCGAGAGGTTTTGGATCATGAGCTATGGCGAGTACTTTGCGGAGAAGCGGCTTAAGAGGGAGGCAGGTTGTAGTGGCAGAGCAACATCTTGA
- the LOC135581996 gene encoding UBP1-associated proteins 1C-like isoform X3, with protein sequence MVWFQCEDCGENLKKPKLPNHFRICSAYKLSCIDCGKTFDQEKVQRHTQCISEAEKYGPKDQGKASQKAQEKPDKPKPNADVDVNVGLSSRPPWFCSLCNTNTTSKQTLLLHADGKKHRAKARAFHAAQKQSTQTVEPTSNTEIADGKPSAKSIESNGFLKADEPRDEETAKVVAEVENESSVKRKRKFDVIEDFAKDNEKNVHDLSNGEVIQARETGAEGQPNKKKHVEDHHDKQCHSKEFPQHKIKWKKLVTSTLKMNPDLTMKVKKLQKIVIKMVKESGVTQDEGQLRGMLMNKINSSSRFVVDNKKIQLVIKAKDC encoded by the exons ATGGTTTGGTTTCAGTGTGAAGACTGTGGCGAGAACCTGAAGAAGCCCAAGCTCCCGAATCACTTCCGCATCTGCTCCGCCTACAAG CTTTCGTGCATCGACTGCGGGAAGACGTTCGACCAAGAGAAAGTGCAGAGGCACACGCAGTGCATATCTGAAGCG GAGAAATACGGTCCAAAAGACCAGGGGAAAGCTTCCCAAAAGGCACAAGAGAAGCCCGACAAACCTAAGCCAAATGCAGATGTTGATGTTAATGTTGGTTTATCTTCACGTCCCCCTTGGTTCTGTAG TCTTTGCAACACTAATACTACCAGCAAGCAGACTTTGCTACTCCATGCCGATGGCAAGAAGCACAGAGCAAAAGCACGAGCCTTCCATGCGGCCCAGAAACAATCTACTCAAACAGTGGAACCAACTTCAAATACGGAGATTGCTGATGGCAAACCATCGGCTAAATCCATTGAATCAAATGGTTTTCTGAAAGCAGATGAACCTAGGGATGAAGAAACTGCCAAGGTGGTTGCAGAAGTTGAAAATGAAAGTTCggtgaagagaaagagaaaatttGATGTAATTGAGGATTTTGCCAAAGATAATGAGAAAAATGTGCATGACTTGAGCAATGGGGAAGTGATACAAGCAAGAGAAACAGGAGCAGAGGGTCAACCAAACAAAAAAAAGCATGTGGAAGATCATCATGATAAGCAGTGCCACAGTAAAGAATTTCCCCAGCACAAAATCAAGTGGAAGAAGCTCGTCACTTCTACCCTCAAGATG AATCCAGATCTTACAATGAAGgtcaaaaaattacaaaagattgTCATTAAGATGGTCAAGGAGTCTGGTGTGACTCAAGATGAGGGACAACTTAGGGGGATGCTGATGAACAAG ATCAATTCAAGCTCCCGGTTTGTGGTTGATAACAAGAAAATCCAGTTGGTCATCAAAGCCAAAGATTGCTAA
- the LOC135587115 gene encoding MYB-like transcription factor ETC3: MDKRSCRLQQETTHRESEEVSSKEWEFIHMSEQEKELIRRMYRLVGDRWELVAGRIPGRKAEEIERYWIMTHGESFAEKRQKREAGEGGRCEGRKAP; this comes from the exons ATGGACAAAAGGAGTTGCAGACTGCAGCAGGAGACCACCCACCGTGAATCCGAAG AAGTCAGTAGCAAGGAGTGGGAGTTCATCCACATGTCGGAGCAAGAGAAAGAACTCATCCGCAGGATGTATCGGCTTGTTGGCGACAG GTGGGAGCTCGTAGCAGGGCGAATCCCGGGGAGGAAGGCGGAGGAGATCGAGAGGTATTGGATAATGACGCATGGCGAGAGCTTCGCGGAGAAGCGGCAGAAGAGGGAAGCAGGTGAGGGCGGGCGGTGTGagggaagaaaagcaccatga